Proteins encoded in a region of the Coffea eugenioides isolate CCC68of chromosome 4, Ceug_1.0, whole genome shotgun sequence genome:
- the LOC113769190 gene encoding uncharacterized protein LOC113769190, translated as MAINRMTDLLTRLVDQQGQVPDNQQRDPEVGEDRALERFQKFASPKFLGGPEPEVAENWFERMEDIFAALHYTEEREFNEKFLPPLIQEKREDEFIKLRQGTSSVAEYETQFTRLSKFALELVVSEQKRIRRFIQGLNVKIQKDLAAAQIDTFKDALDKAQRVEQARLQVRTFHAKKRDASSGTSGRGDQNVPSSKFGRGAGGVRIGGTQKGGAPSRGAPSGKGQGQPRTISQGVPTPTLCTSCGYCGKRNHIEDACWQKLKKCLRCGSSEHQFAGCPVKNREGNGVTQSEKSNPKQPTASGSRPKSSARVFALDYQRAPEFSEVVEGTIPVFHRLAKLLIDPEATHSFVNPAFMCGIAVIPVKLPYDLEVKTPAGDQSLITNMVYKNCEIWVGERKLVGDLISLNLKGYDVILGMDLLARYNAQLNCKTKVVEFSIPGEATLRLDVNGRLASSALV; from the exons ATGGCTATCAATCGAATGACTGATTTACTGACTCGCTTGGTTGACCAGCAGGGCCAAGTACCTGATAACCAACAAAGGGACCCTGAGGTAGGTGAGGATAGGGCTCTGgagaggtttcaaaagtttgcttcTCCAAAATTTCTCGGAGGACCTGAACCTGAAGTTGCCGAGAATTGGTTCGAGCGAATGGAGGATATATTCGCTGCGTTACATTATACTGAAGAGAG GGAATTCAATGAGAAGTTCCTTCCGCCCTTAATCCAGGAAAAAagggaggacgagtttatcaaGCTGCGTCAAGGTACTTCAAGTGTAGCAGAAtatgagactcagttcactCGACTCTCCAAGTTTGCTCTAGAATTGGTGGTTAGTGAACAAAAACGCATAAGGCGGTTTATACAAGGCTTGAATGtgaaaattcaaaaggatcttGCCGCTGCCCAAATCGATACCTTTAAAGATGCACTTGACAAAGCTCAACGAGTGGAGCAGGCTCGACTTCAAGTTCGGACCTTTCATGCCAAGAAACGAGATGCATCTAGTGGTACTTCTGGACGAGGTGATCAGAATGTACCATCTTCTAAGTTTGGAAGAGGTGCAGGTGGAGTCCGAATTGGTGGGACACAAAAAGGAGGAGCTCCATCTAGAGGGGCTCCAAGTGGAAAAGGACAAGGGCAACCTAGGACCATCTCCCAGGGAGTTCCTACACCAACTCTTTGTACGagctgtggatattgtggtaaGAGAAACCACATCGAGGACGCTTGTTGGCAAAAGTTGAAGAAGTGCCTCCGTTGTGGTAGTTCCGAACATCAGTTTGCCGGATGTCCTGTTAAGAACCGTGAGGGAAACGGGGTTACCCAGTCGGAGAAGTCAAACCCTAAACAACCAACTGCTAGTGGGAGTAGACCAAAATCCTCGGCTAGGGTTTTTGCCTTGGACTATCAGCGAGCCCCTGAGTTCTCTGAagtggtagaaggtacgatccctgtattccaccgctTAGCTAAGCTTTTAATTGACCCGGAGGCAACCCATTCTTTTGTGAATCCTGCCTTTATGTGTGGTATTGCTGTGATCCCTGTTAAATTGCCATATGACTTAGAAGTTAAAACACCTGCTGGGGATCAAAGCTTAATTACCAATATGGTTTACAAAAATTGCGAGATTTGGGTAGGAGAACGGAAGTTGGTGGGAGACTTGATAAGTTTAAAtcttaaggggtacgatgtgattttAGGCATGGATTTGCTGGCCCGTTATAACGCCCAATTGAACTGTAAAACTAAGGTGGTGGAATTCTCGATACCCGGAGAAGCAACTTTAAGGTTGGATGTGAATGGTAGGTTAGCCTCGTCTGCACTTGTTTAG